AGACGTcacaaatgttttttttttttcgtctcCAGATTTCGTCCCAGAgaaattgaagtttgaagATGCATTGAAGGAAAGAAGCATGGCAGAATCAGGGAAAGACTAGGCTTTTTGATATCTTAATCTAACACTTCAGCTTGTTCTGTGGATGTGTTAGGTTTAGGTATCTTTTTTTGTCATGTCAATGGGAATACATGGAAGTTAGAACATTCATTTTCCCACCGTACAGTTCTGTAAGTTTATTAACGACATCTCAGATCTAACATAATTAAACTATTACTTCTTACACATggatcttttttcttcctgaGCAAATCCAACAAATCTATTGGCTCAAAAGCAGAAAATAAGGGCAAAAAATACTTctctttatattttacttcttCCAATTACACTAAGTTAATAAAGCTCAATGGAAACGGTAGATATTTGATAGTAAATCCAGAAATGAAATGGAGAAATTCTACAGAAAGCTAAGAAGATCATCGAAGTGCAGTATTGAAGTCAATGAATGCTCTTCCAAATTTACCTCGCAACTCAGGGCTATCCCATAGTTCAACCACTTGAACAATAAGCTCTTAATCCAACCCAGCTCCATATACTGCACAAACATGACATGTGTGTTAGCAGAGAATCGcatgttttttcttcaaaatcttctgGGAAAGTTCCCTCTTCTTAACACATTTTTAGAGAAAGATGGAAAAAGAGAACTCACTTGTACAAGTAAGCAGCGATTCCGAGAATTATACAGAGAAGAACGATATCGATGCTGGAAGTTTTGGCTGGAATCTCACCTTCAAATACAATTCTTGCTGTTACCTCATAGAGTGTTTCCTTGAGCCTAACATTGgtatttttaatctaattagTCACCTTATTTACCTGTAAAAACGTCAAAAGCAGAACCACCTACGAAACTTGTCATCAGATAATCTTGACGAAACAAACTTCTATAACTATACCTTTGAATCGATCTCGTCAATTAATGGAACTTGGGCTGTTCAATTCCTGGACAAggataaaaaatcaattacaaGAACCAAACAGGGTAATTAAACATGTCATTTGtatatcttttcatttcactACTTAAAAGTTTGCTTAAGCTAATGGGTTAAGGTAaatttgattatataaataaatacttcaACACTCATCTCGTTCATATCATGGACCAGATTTTTAAGCACATCCAACCCTTCAGATATGATATCAAGACCTTAGTCCTGCAAAAATGATGGACACACAGATCATTCGAAGCTCAACCTCATCGTCGTAACAAAACTGACAAAGGATTAGATTTGCTCTCACTCACTCGTACAATGTCATTCGATTTATCTTTAACAGTTTGTGTTCAGTAATGTAGTCTATAATGAGCTTAGAACTAATTTCCATGGCataaaaatggtaaagaaaCTCACATGCCCGTTTCATCTTCCGCATTTCATACTCGTTTCGAAATTGACTTGATTCTTCACTTTGCTCTAAATATTCGCTCTCAAAGTTTCCATCTAAAGTGCGTAAAACCTGacaaatcaaatttgatattGTTAGATGAGGCGGAGGACGCCCATCCTCCAGATTGTTCGTCTCCTGAGGTACTACCTGGTATCGCTTTAATCCTCTCTTGAAGCGCAAGAACAAGATCATCTCCGACCTCGAGCTCTTCTTTCGGAACACCTTTAACCTATAATCATAAACAATCACATTCATGGCgattaagaaaagaaaccaGAACAGAGAAAGCCTTAACTTCGAATTCTATCTCACCATCTTCAATTAAACAAGAAGACAGAATTTTCACCTTCTTGCGAGCCAATTTACAAAGTTTCGGCACTTCATCCATCAATCGGGCCTTCTTCCGTCGAACCTCGGCATTCATCGCAACTGCAGCAGCCCTAATCTTCTCAGTTGAGGCGACTTCagatttctaaaattaaattggataAGTtattgaagaacaacaacaacaagacaATGACCGGGAAAACCTGAAGAGCAGCGTGGATTTCGAGTTCAACGGCAGCGAAGAGGCGAGAAAATACACCATCACCATAAGCATTGAGCTCGCGCTGTTTCTGAACATCATACTTCTCGTATCTCTGGCAAACGGAATCTACTCGGAAGATGAGATCGATTAAGGTGATCTTGGCACAGGTGAGGGAGATGAAGAACAAGGGCAGGAGGAAGAATGAAGCAGAAATGTGGAGATAGAAATGGTTGGAgtattgttttcttcttcattttggaCAACCATGAAAACCTCCTCTCCCCCCTCACACTCTCAGACGTCCGGCGTTTAAAGCGGTTTCGAATATGCAACAGAACCAATGCCCCATGGCGGGtaaccatatttttaaataactaaaattttaaataataataataataataaactacttaataagttattttatttatctctaCAAAtatactcaaaattaattaaataaaattatttttctagtGAAATTTCACACTCTAATCCCGTTAATTTCAAGAGCTAAGAGCtaagatatgatataaaaCGACTGTTCTCGTAAAACTATTTCCTGATATAAAACGACTATTCTCGTAATGCCAACGTATCCAAAGTGAAGTTTGAATATGAAATTTGTCGATTTGTCGATTAGTAGTCAGCATTCCTCCAAAGTAAAGtttgaatatgaaatttatcGATTAGTAGTCAGCATTCCTGCATACACTCTTCCTTGATCATCGTTCCAGAATCTAAAAGTGACATTTGGATGTTATCGTGAGACTTTCGTTACCAAAGATTGGCGAAATCTAGATTTCTGGATAGATTCAATTATCGAAAATTCAACTCGATCAATATCAGTAAACCCCAAGATCATGTAGAAGTCCAGCGGGGAAGAAATCTAATGTGTGAGTGAGTACCGATCAGAAAACGTACACAAACCAGAAATGACGAGCAAATTGCTAATAAAGATGATCTAATCATAAAACCTAGGAGAAACAGTTCATCTTCATATCAGCTAAAGAACGA
The Cucurbita pepo subsp. pepo cultivar mu-cu-16 chromosome LG16, ASM280686v2, whole genome shotgun sequence genome window above contains:
- the LOC111777050 gene encoding syntaxin-71-like, producing MEMETAVGAILGRLGRHCYAVLCLGVLLLTVAVVHYVGDGEPTDPRERSKRRLRTLHGGRDPPPVFNRGVSKQYSNHFYLHISASFFLLPLFFISLTCAKITLIDLIFRVDSVCQRYEKYDVQKQRELNAYGDGVFSRLFAAVELEIHAALQKSEVASTEKIRAAAVAMNAEVRRKKARLMDEVPKLCKLARKKVKGVPKEELEVGDDLVLALQERIKAIPGFTHFRWKL